A stretch of Methanobrevibacter sp. YE315 DNA encodes these proteins:
- a CDS encoding PLP-dependent cysteine synthase family protein produces the protein MNIGNLVGNTPMIKIDYEYEGKKGSIYSKIEYYNYSGSIKDRIALYIIQKEKERGNLKEGQPIIEVTSGNTGIAFSAIGALYGHDVHIFMPDWVSLERRKLIEMYGAHVHLVSKEDGGFKKALELVDEYADEIGAYKPLQFDNELNVEAQYNTTGQEIIDKIPDVNAFVSGIGTGGTLMGIGKRLKDNNPDSKIIALEPSTLSILKMGMEEGSHMIEGIGDDFIPGIVDENLIDDIVLIHDCDAINMSKRIAKEFGLGIGISSGANFLASVLSDKDDLKIATVFPDDNKKYITTKLSEPIDEDPKLLSNKINLIDFEVI, from the coding sequence TATATTCTAAAATAGAATATTACAATTATTCAGGAAGCATTAAAGACAGAATTGCATTATACATTATTCAAAAAGAAAAAGAAAGGGGCAACCTAAAAGAAGGCCAGCCAATCATCGAAGTTACCAGTGGAAATACAGGTATTGCATTCAGTGCTATCGGTGCCCTTTATGGTCATGATGTCCATATTTTCATGCCTGATTGGGTGTCTCTTGAAAGGAGAAAACTAATTGAAATGTACGGTGCCCATGTTCACCTCGTATCAAAAGAAGATGGTGGATTTAAAAAAGCTTTAGAACTTGTCGATGAATATGCTGATGAAATAGGTGCATATAAACCACTCCAATTTGATAATGAATTAAATGTCGAAGCCCAATATAACACTACCGGCCAGGAAATCATTGATAAGATTCCTGATGTCAATGCCTTTGTTTCAGGAATCGGAACTGGCGGAACCCTTATGGGAATCGGCAAAAGATTAAAAGACAATAACCCTGACTCCAAAATAATAGCTTTAGAGCCAAGCACATTATCAATCCTTAAAATGGGAATGGAGGAAGGAAGTCATATGATTGAAGGAATAGGCGATGACTTTATTCCTGGAATCGTTGATGAGAATCTAATTGATGACATTGTACTTATTCATGATTGTGATGCCATCAACATGTCCAAACGTATAGCTAAGGAATTCGGTTTGGGAATTGGTATTTCAAGCGGCGCTAACTTTTTAGCTAGCGTATTATCCGATAAAGATGATTTGAAAATAGCCACCGTCTTTCCGGATGACAACAAAAAATACATTACAACAAAACTATCCGAACCTATCGACGAAGATCCAAAATTGCTTTCAAATAAAATAAATCTTATTGATTTTGAAGTAATTTAA
- a CDS encoding MarR family winged helix-turn-helix transcriptional regulator: protein MNEILFHKLYFINEILEQKSKTNQSKMNNISRGQGRVLAILKRKDNIPTKDLAIILGISVSALNSLLTKLEKNGFIVKEPSMEDKRVLLVKLTEKGQNVIIEPSVDYNIFDCLDNNQKQEFDSYLNSIIYEILKDIKKDNPKKFEKTTQKRNNLIKELFNSSNEDMFWFNMINENEK, encoded by the coding sequence ATGAACGAAATTTTATTTCATAAATTGTATTTTATTAATGAAATTCTGGAACAGAAAAGTAAAACAAACCAATCCAAAATGAATAACATTTCCCGAGGTCAGGGAAGGGTTTTGGCCATCTTAAAAAGAAAAGATAATATACCTACTAAAGATTTGGCCATCATTTTGGGAATAAGCGTTTCTGCATTGAACTCCCTTTTGACAAAATTGGAAAAAAACGGTTTTATTGTCAAGGAACCTTCAATGGAAGATAAACGTGTTTTACTAGTTAAATTAACTGAAAAAGGACAAAATGTCATTATAGAACCTTCAGTTGACTATAACATTTTCGATTGTTTAGACAACAATCAGAAACAGGAATTTGATAGCTATTTAAATTCAATAATTTATGAAATTTTAAAAGACATTAAAAAAGACAATCCCAAAAAATTCGAAAAAACAACCCAAAAAAGAAATAATCTAATCAAGGAATTATTCAACAGCAGCAACGAGGATATGTTTTGGTTTAATATGATTAATGAAAACGAGAAATAG
- a CDS encoding DHA2 family efflux MFS transporter permease subunit: MDLTKENVTLIVFLITATILSTAQTVVTTGLTGIMADFHVPSTTVQWIYSSFLLVLGVMIPTSAFIARRYKIRTILITCLGLFLLGSIISYIAPNIDVLIIGRIIQAIGSGIILPITQIVILRIIPKEQWHKFMGLFGFIIGIAPALAPTIGGYIIDTIGWRMIFLVFIIIAILLIAISFIGVKFELENDATYDLDFISLILCSIGCVGIMFGFSNIAANGLSFVHVILPIVIGVITLALFSHRQFNIEYPLLDLGILKHKFFFYGTLLSAILYFTMCGLNVIMPLFVQNVAGHTATQSGLVLLPATIIMIIFNFLGSMLAYKIGVRKVMIASCLFTIVGYLIMMTYDINSSINYMMLTQIIRAVGAGLGLMPCVTWTISVVSGNLEDATAINTTVRQIIGAIGSAIAVVLMAIFAGGNINNNAISVTAFGETSLVMAILAVVMLVIVLLYVHDNVEVEEV, translated from the coding sequence ATGGATTTAACAAAAGAAAATGTTACTTTAATTGTATTTCTCATTACAGCAACAATTTTAAGTACTGCACAAACGGTTGTTACAACAGGTTTGACAGGAATTATGGCAGATTTTCATGTTCCCTCAACTACTGTGCAGTGGATTTATTCATCGTTTCTGCTTGTTTTAGGTGTGATGATTCCGACATCTGCATTTATTGCACGCAGATATAAAATAAGAACAATACTCATTACTTGTTTAGGTTTATTCCTATTAGGATCAATCATATCCTACATTGCTCCTAACATTGACGTTTTAATTATAGGGAGAATAATTCAGGCTATCGGATCTGGTATAATATTGCCTATTACCCAAATCGTTATTCTTAGGATTATTCCAAAAGAGCAATGGCATAAATTTATGGGGTTGTTCGGTTTTATTATAGGAATAGCTCCTGCATTGGCGCCAACCATCGGAGGATACATTATCGATACGATCGGATGGAGAATGATATTTCTGGTATTCATAATAATAGCTATTCTTTTAATTGCAATATCCTTTATCGGAGTCAAATTCGAATTGGAAAACGATGCAACATATGATTTGGATTTCATTTCACTGATTCTGTGTTCAATCGGTTGTGTTGGAATAATGTTCGGTTTTTCAAATATCGCTGCAAACGGGTTAAGTTTTGTGCATGTGATTTTACCGATTGTTATTGGTGTAATAACATTAGCACTATTCTCACACCGCCAGTTCAACATTGAATATCCTCTTTTGGATTTAGGAATCTTGAAACACAAGTTTTTCTTCTATGGAACCTTACTGTCTGCAATACTGTATTTCACCATGTGCGGATTAAATGTTATCATGCCATTATTCGTTCAAAACGTGGCTGGCCATACAGCAACCCAATCAGGTCTTGTATTGCTTCCTGCAACAATAATCATGATTATATTCAACTTCCTTGGATCAATGCTGGCCTACAAGATTGGAGTGAGAAAAGTAATGATTGCTTCCTGTTTATTCACTATTGTCGGTTATCTGATTATGATGACTTATGATATAAACTCAAGTATCAATTACATGATGCTTACTCAAATAATAAGGGCTGTCGGTGCAGGTTTAGGTTTAATGCCATGTGTAACATGGACCATAAGTGTTGTATCAGGTAACCTTGAAGATGCAACTGCGATAAATACTACTGTAAGACAGATTATCGGTGCAATCGGTTCTGCAATTGCTGTTGTGTTAATGGCAATATTTGCAGGCGGCAACATTAATAACAATGCAATATCTGTCACCGCATTTGGAGAAACTTCATTAGTGATGGCTATTCTGGCTGTTGTAATGTTAGTGATTGTATTATTGTATGTACACGACAATGTAGAAGTAGAGGAAGTTTAA
- a CDS encoding peptide MFS transporter, with product MKHPMGMYVISIAELWERFSFYIICSILVLFMSDVLHFSIPFCTFLYGIIIGGTYFFQLIGGYLSDKFLGNRKTIIIGGIFMFAGQLIFSYVASLFYLTADVPVHSTFLFTYPEIIFLIGALITSIGASFFKVSITSFVGLFYQDNEDLLDSAYTMFYMFINIGGLFAPLIANFVVGVHNPSLYQYGFMIGAAAVLIGLIMFIGLNKYLCLPNGEPLGIQPFSKTQKTVGNESDSSELTKIDIDHLKVIGLILIVIVVFFICFEQLLTSILVLTMDYVYNIVPFTNFALNPQFYVTLNPFFLILLSPIFIKLLAVLSSRGKEPSSISKLGWGMLFLAFSYFLLSIPFMSMAEGMKMNMSWIIVFNFFMVIAELLVTPIALSLLSKLSPAKYSTMMVGVLYAATAVAEVIAGSFASAFPEKIGQTTMLLSIIPITSPVAFMYVFVIISGICGIVWLLLKNKIKTLMHGVV from the coding sequence ATGAAACATCCTATGGGAATGTATGTGATATCTATAGCGGAATTATGGGAGAGATTTAGTTTTTATATCATTTGTAGTATACTTGTATTGTTCATGTCAGATGTATTGCATTTTTCAATACCCTTCTGTACTTTTCTCTATGGAATAATAATCGGAGGAACTTACTTTTTCCAATTGATTGGAGGATATCTCTCCGATAAGTTTTTAGGAAATAGGAAAACAATTATAATTGGCGGAATATTCATGTTTGCCGGCCAGTTAATTTTTTCATATGTTGCAAGTCTCTTTTATCTGACTGCTGATGTTCCGGTTCATTCCACATTCTTATTTACATATCCTGAAATCATTTTCCTAATCGGCGCTCTCATAACCTCTATCGGAGCCAGCTTCTTTAAGGTTAGCATAACCTCTTTCGTAGGTCTGTTCTATCAGGATAATGAGGACCTTTTGGATTCCGCATATACAATGTTTTACATGTTCATCAATATCGGAGGACTTTTTGCTCCGCTGATTGCAAATTTTGTTGTTGGAGTGCATAACCCTTCCTTATACCAATATGGATTTATGATTGGTGCAGCAGCCGTGCTGATTGGATTAATAATGTTTATAGGTCTCAATAAGTATTTGTGTTTGCCAAACGGCGAACCTTTAGGTATTCAACCTTTTTCTAAAACTCAAAAAACCGTTGGCAATGAATCTGATTCAAGTGAATTGACAAAAATTGACATTGACCATTTGAAGGTAATAGGTCTAATCCTTATAGTTATTGTTGTCTTTTTCATATGTTTCGAGCAACTGTTGACATCAATTTTGGTTCTAACCATGGATTATGTTTACAATATTGTTCCATTTACCAACTTTGCTTTGAACCCTCAATTTTACGTGACATTAAATCCTTTCTTCCTTATACTGCTCAGCCCTATATTCATTAAGTTATTGGCAGTCCTTTCAAGCAGGGGCAAGGAACCTTCCTCAATCTCAAAGTTAGGTTGGGGTATGCTCTTTTTAGCCTTTTCATATTTCCTTCTTTCAATACCATTTATGAGTATGGCTGAAGGCATGAAAATGAACATGTCATGGATTATAGTATTCAATTTCTTCATGGTGATTGCAGAGCTTTTGGTAACTCCTATTGCTTTAAGTCTGCTTTCAAAACTGTCTCCTGCAAAGTATTCCACAATGATGGTTGGAGTGCTGTATGCTGCAACCGCTGTTGCTGAGGTGATTGCAGGTTCGTTTGCAAGTGCATTTCCCGAAAAAATCGGCCAGACCACAATGCTTTTAAGCATCATACCTATCACAAGTCCGGTAGCATTCATGTATGTCTTTGTAATTATATCAGGTATTTGCGGTATCGTTTGGCTATTGCTTAAAAATAAGATTAAGACATTAATGCATGGAGTAGTATGA
- a CDS encoding NAD(P)/FAD-dependent oxidoreductase, producing the protein MDYDVIYIGSGNAAWQGGRFLRKAGLKILIVEESLYGGACANRGCNSKALLDAPYEIKALTENFEGVGKSGNFDVNWSDLMELKRQRIAGMSIFLDGKFDEYDLDVAHGKGVIIDEHTVQVGQRKFTTDKIVICTGLKPVIPDIKGKEYLHDSTDFLDISELPKHTIIIGAGFVGMEFASILAEAGLEADVIIRGNMALKYFHQPYVQKIIEILKEKNIRFHFNQSVKEIIKDDNVIIDNPESKVLNVTSAMNSDEFLRDPESKVDNKAYENAFTVNCESGLSLTGDYVIAAMGRTANVEDIGLENVGLTYTNKGIKVNGHLQTEVPNIYASGDVADTGIAKLVTVAIHHSKYLAKELLGEADEITYPVVPAVAYTIPRIATVGVPAYIAEKSDEYEVHTIKYGRSYSLELKNDRTAEAKVIVDRDLNIVGAEIYAAEAENVANMFAFIINKKITLEELDYMIYAFPSSSSVCLYKLHNIHYKF; encoded by the coding sequence ATGGATTACGATGTCATTTATATTGGAAGTGGAAATGCGGCATGGCAAGGAGGCCGATTTTTAAGAAAAGCAGGCCTTAAAATACTGATTGTTGAAGAAAGCCTATACGGTGGAGCATGTGCAAACAGGGGCTGCAACTCTAAGGCCCTGCTTGATGCGCCTTATGAAATAAAGGCATTGACAGAAAACTTTGAAGGAGTTGGAAAATCAGGCAATTTTGATGTGAACTGGTCTGATTTGATGGAACTGAAAAGGCAGCGCATTGCAGGCATGTCCATATTTCTGGACGGCAAGTTCGATGAATACGACCTGGATGTGGCTCACGGAAAAGGTGTTATCATAGACGAGCATACCGTTCAGGTAGGACAAAGGAAGTTTACAACCGATAAGATTGTGATATGCACAGGTCTAAAACCGGTAATTCCAGACATCAAAGGAAAGGAATATCTGCATGACAGCACTGACTTTTTAGACATATCAGAACTTCCAAAACATACAATAATCATAGGTGCTGGTTTTGTTGGCATGGAATTTGCATCAATTCTTGCCGAAGCGGGCCTTGAAGCCGATGTAATAATAAGGGGAAACATGGCACTTAAATATTTCCACCAGCCATATGTCCAAAAGATAATTGAAATTCTAAAGGAAAAGAACATTCGTTTCCATTTTAACCAAAGCGTTAAGGAAATTATAAAAGATGACAATGTCATAATCGATAATCCGGAAAGCAAAGTTCTCAATGTAACAAGTGCAATGAATTCCGATGAATTTTTAAGAGACCCTGAATCAAAAGTTGACAACAAGGCATATGAAAATGCATTCACCGTCAATTGTGAAAGCGGACTCAGCCTGACAGGGGATTATGTGATTGCTGCAATGGGCCGTACAGCCAATGTGGAAGACATTGGCCTTGAAAATGTAGGATTGACCTATACCAATAAGGGAATCAAGGTAAACGGACATCTTCAAACAGAAGTCCCTAACATCTATGCCTCAGGAGATGTGGCAGATACGGGCATTGCAAAGCTCGTAACCGTTGCAATACACCACTCAAAATACCTTGCAAAAGAGTTGCTGGGCGAAGCTGATGAAATTACTTATCCTGTCGTTCCTGCAGTTGCATATACAATACCTAGAATTGCCACAGTTGGTGTTCCGGCATATATTGCAGAAAAAAGCGATGAATATGAAGTTCACACTATAAAGTACGGCAGATCATATTCTCTTGAGCTTAAAAATGACAGGACCGCCGAGGCAAAAGTCATTGTTGATCGTGATTTAAACATTGTGGGTGCTGAAATATATGCTGCAGAAGCCGAAAACGTCGCAAACATGTTTGCATTTATCATCAACAAAAAGATTACTCTTGAAGAACTTGACTATATGATATATGCATTCCCTTCAAGCAGTTCAGTCTGCTTGTATAAGCTGCATAATATTCATTATAAATTCTAA
- a CDS encoding YgjV family protein, which produces MDFAINIIIGNFISLIAGIFIILSMWVNDEKEAYKYQFLNAFILMISSVFFLSWTGVTTMAIAASRNAMVYYDKLTFKWTIFFLIISIVIGCLVNTMGIVGLLPIIAIVEITLCNYYLKSIKTIKASFIINSAIYVVYFLAIYDFSSAAIESITAIIGLVSLIRLIKN; this is translated from the coding sequence ATGGATTTTGCAATTAATATCATCATAGGAAATTTTATATCTTTAATAGCAGGTATCTTCATCATCCTAAGCATGTGGGTTAATGATGAAAAGGAAGCCTACAAATACCAATTTCTAAATGCCTTCATATTAATGATTTCCTCTGTGTTTTTCCTGTCCTGGACAGGAGTAACCACAATGGCCATTGCCGCTTCTAGAAATGCAATGGTGTATTATGATAAATTGACATTCAAATGGACAATATTTTTCCTTATCATTTCAATAGTCATTGGTTGTCTGGTCAATACGATGGGCATAGTCGGATTATTGCCTATTATTGCAATTGTTGAGATAACATTATGCAATTACTATCTGAAATCAATTAAAACCATTAAAGCAAGCTTTATTATTAACAGTGCAATCTATGTTGTGTATTTCCTTGCAATCTATGATTTTTCATCAGCTGCAATTGAAAGCATCACAGCAATAATCGGTTTGGTTTCACTGATAAGACTGATTAAAAACTAG
- a CDS encoding MFS transporter yields MKFDLETIVIAVSFITSFFAVFLSNGIIIGVPAIAQEFAMNNVIQNWVPTIFFLVVALFTVPAGQISGKFGVKKSLLGGVLLYLFASIGAVLSFSTESFLIFRILQGAGVAFLNVSAMAMVVQAVKPQNRGKALGFTVTGVYLATSLSPVICGFLVHNLGWRAMFYFVIPFLIVCVLLLAFKIPGEWKTYEKDKIDTVGSVLYAIGILLFIYGFTTLTTSTGLILTIVGLVVLVIFGAYELRQKSPVFNMNLFKNKKFTSSNIAALCSYLAIMVVTTILNYHFQYVRGWNAQMAGLILIITPIIMAIMAPNAGKLSDRIHPQKLAATGMAIAAVALIILIFLNKDTPLYLVVLAMILQGIGMGLFSSPNMNAIMSSVPPKDAPTASASQATMRTIGQTMSLGLLTLVFAWVMGSLELAPQYADMIVQASQIICIICAVACILAIFASLIGIKSKDEFNTQRPN; encoded by the coding sequence ATGAAATTTGATTTAGAAACAATTGTAATAGCGGTGTCATTTATCACTTCGTTTTTCGCTGTATTTTTATCAAACGGGATTATTATAGGAGTACCGGCTATTGCACAAGAGTTTGCAATGAATAATGTTATCCAAAATTGGGTTCCGACTATATTTTTCCTTGTGGTGGCTCTCTTTACAGTCCCCGCAGGACAGATATCAGGTAAATTTGGTGTTAAAAAATCTTTGCTTGGAGGCGTACTCCTTTACTTATTCGCTTCCATCGGTGCGGTGCTTTCATTTTCTACAGAATCATTTTTGATTTTCCGTATTCTTCAGGGAGCGGGCGTAGCATTTTTAAATGTTTCCGCAATGGCTATGGTTGTACAGGCTGTCAAACCTCAAAATAGGGGTAAGGCATTAGGATTCACTGTTACAGGTGTTTACCTGGCAACTTCATTATCTCCGGTAATCTGCGGATTTTTAGTACACAACTTAGGTTGGAGAGCAATGTTTTACTTTGTAATTCCTTTCCTTATAGTTTGTGTATTGCTCTTGGCATTTAAAATACCTGGAGAATGGAAAACCTATGAAAAGGACAAAATCGATACTGTCGGTTCAGTATTATATGCAATCGGTATCCTGTTGTTTATCTATGGATTTACAACATTGACAACAAGCACAGGTCTGATTTTAACAATTGTTGGACTGGTTGTATTAGTAATCTTCGGAGCTTATGAGCTCAGGCAGAAATCACCTGTATTCAACATGAACCTATTTAAAAATAAAAAGTTCACATCTTCCAATATTGCCGCTTTATGCAGCTATTTGGCGATAATGGTGGTTACTACAATCTTGAATTATCATTTCCAGTATGTCAGGGGATGGAACGCTCAGATGGCAGGTCTGATATTGATTATTACACCTATTATCATGGCAATAATGGCTCCTAATGCAGGCAAGCTTTCAGATAGGATCCATCCGCAGAAACTTGCAGCTACCGGAATGGCGATTGCAGCTGTTGCATTGATTATATTGATATTCTTAAATAAGGACACTCCGCTTTATTTGGTGGTTTTAGCAATGATTCTCCAGGGTATAGGTATGGGACTATTCTCAAGTCCAAACATGAATGCAATCATGAGTTCCGTTCCGCCAAAAGACGCCCCAACAGCTTCAGCTTCACAGGCAACAATGAGAACAATAGGCCAGACCATGAGCCTAGGTCTTTTGACATTGGTATTTGCTTGGGTAATGGGCAGTTTGGAACTGGCTCCACAGTATGCAGACATGATTGTGCAGGCTTCTCAGATAATATGTATTATTTGTGCCGTTGCATGCATTTTAGCCATTTTCGCATCCTTGATAGGAATCAAATCCAAAGATGAATTCAATACACAAAGGCCAAATTAG
- a CDS encoding MFS transporter, whose amino-acid sequence MKFDNETSVVLVSFLTSFFAVFLAAGIVIGVPSIASEFAMNNVVQNWIITIALLVVAVFTLPAGQLSGKFGVKKSLIIGVVIFIVGSIGACLAFSSESFLFFRVIQGIGGAFSNVSAMAMVVQAINPKNRGKALGLTVTGVYLAGSLSPVICGFLVYNFGWRSMFYFTIPFFLVCIALMIWKIPGDWKTYENDKIDSIGYLIYGIGILLFIYGFTSLMNFMGQVCVLIGFILLVVFGYYETRTVSPAFNMRLFKNMKFTSSNIAALCSYLAVAALTTILNYHFQYVRGWNAQMSGLILIITPIIMAFMAPNSGKLSDRIHPQKLAAIGMTIATFALFILIFLDANTPIYLIVLAMVLQGIGMGLFTSPNTNAIMSSVPPKETPNASAAQSAMRTIGQTMSLGLLTLVFAWIMGTLPLETKYAGMIVQSSQIVCIICTVICIIAILASLVGVKSTDEFNIEQAG is encoded by the coding sequence ATGAAGTTTGATAATGAAACATCTGTAGTTCTAGTATCATTTCTTACATCATTTTTTGCAGTGTTTTTAGCTGCAGGCATAGTCATAGGTGTGCCGTCAATTGCAAGTGAATTTGCAATGAATAATGTCGTTCAAAACTGGATAATAACAATTGCCCTGCTTGTTGTAGCGGTATTTACGCTTCCTGCAGGACAGCTTTCCGGTAAATTCGGTGTCAAGAAATCATTAATAATTGGTGTTGTGATTTTCATAGTCGGTTCGATAGGTGCATGCTTGGCATTTTCCAGCGAATCATTTTTATTTTTCAGGGTAATTCAAGGTATAGGCGGAGCATTTTCCAATGTTTCTGCAATGGCAATGGTAGTACAAGCAATCAACCCTAAAAACAGAGGTAAGGCTTTGGGATTAACTGTTACTGGGGTATATTTGGCAGGTTCACTGTCTCCTGTAATCTGCGGATTTTTGGTTTATAACTTTGGCTGGAGGTCCATGTTCTACTTTACAATTCCATTTTTCCTAGTCTGCATTGCGCTTATGATATGGAAGATTCCGGGAGATTGGAAGACATATGAAAACGATAAGATCGACTCCATAGGTTATCTTATATATGGAATAGGCATTTTATTGTTTATATATGGATTTACAAGTCTGATGAACTTTATGGGACAAGTTTGTGTGCTTATAGGATTTATTTTACTGGTTGTATTTGGATATTATGAAACTAGAACTGTCAGTCCGGCATTCAACATGAGGCTGTTTAAAAACATGAAGTTCACTTCATCCAATATTGCGGCTCTCTGCAGTTATCTTGCAGTGGCGGCGCTCACTACAATCTTGAATTATCATTTCCAGTATGTCAGGGGATGGAACGCTCAGATGTCAGGACTGATATTGATCATTACTCCTATCATCATGGCATTCATGGCTCCTAATTCAGGAAAACTATCAGATAGGATACATCCTCAAAAATTGGCGGCTATAGGAATGACCATTGCAACATTTGCACTGTTTATCTTAATATTCCTGGATGCAAACACTCCAATTTATCTTATAGTGCTGGCAATGGTATTGCAGGGTATAGGTATGGGACTGTTCACATCACCAAATACGAATGCAATCATGAGTTCTGTTCCGCCAAAAGAAACCCCGAATGCATCTGCGGCACAGTCAGCTATGAGGACAATTGGCCAGACCATGAGTTTGGGTTTGCTTACACTGGTTTTTGCTTGGATCATGGGCACTTTGCCACTTGAAACAAAATATGCAGGCATGATTGTTCAAAGTTCCCAAATTGTTTGCATAATATGTACAGTCATATGTATAATTGCAATTTTAGCATCTTTGGTTGGCGTAAAATCAACCGATGAATTTAATATTGAACAGGCAGGTTAA
- a CDS encoding MarR family winged helix-turn-helix transcriptional regulator produces MGDESFQGIFDNSPFIAWIHNISKNQMKYLNSKIQDMDLGHEMRYIMAVYDNQGLSQDDLVRIFGQSKASIAKSVKKLEDQGYIKREINPNNRRKYMLKTTSKGEDLVPKIRKISKDWEKEVGITQDDKEIIERIKEIAINGMKLVEDL; encoded by the coding sequence ATGGGAGATGAAAGCTTTCAGGGGATATTTGACAATTCCCCTTTTATAGCCTGGATACACAATATTTCAAAAAACCAGATGAAATATCTGAATTCAAAAATTCAGGATATGGATTTGGGTCATGAAATGAGATATATCATGGCAGTTTATGATAATCAGGGATTGTCTCAGGACGATTTAGTTCGCATTTTTGGTCAAAGCAAGGCAAGCATTGCAAAATCAGTCAAAAAGCTTGAAGACCAAGGATACATCAAAAGGGAAATCAATCCAAACAACAGGCGAAAATACATGTTAAAGACCACTTCCAAAGGAGAGGATTTGGTTCCTAAAATCAGAAAAATATCCAAAGACTGGGAAAAGGAAGTTGGAATAACACAGGACGATAAGGAAATAATTGAAAGAATTAAGGAAATAGCTATCAATGGAATGAAATTGGTGGAGGATTTATAA
- a CDS encoding flavodoxin family protein — protein sequence MKCVIINGSPRKKNTWSVVEQVKSNLEAEFDEIHLMKEKIPMCNGCFKCILEGENRCPHFDKINPIIESIRKSDAIIIASPVYSMNVSALLKNFFDHTAYLYHRPEFFDKKALVAVTTAGAGQKKVASYIDETLRHWGVNKVYKISIACGGKDHLETKKIDQIAGKFRKDMESDKLSSPKFVDVFYYNLWRAMALSDDPLKADKEYWFETGLVNHDFAPQVKLNVFKKAFSKILFFILRKAIK from the coding sequence ATGAAATGTGTAATTATTAACGGTTCACCGAGAAAGAAGAATACTTGGTCTGTAGTGGAACAAGTGAAGAGCAATCTGGAAGCTGAGTTTGATGAGATTCACTTGATGAAGGAAAAGATTCCAATGTGCAACGGATGCTTTAAATGCATCTTGGAAGGGGAAAACAGATGCCCCCACTTTGACAAGATAAACCCTATTATAGAAAGTATAAGGAAATCAGATGCAATAATAATTGCTTCTCCGGTTTATTCGATGAACGTGTCTGCACTGTTAAAGAACTTCTTTGACCATACGGCGTATTTATATCACAGACCGGAGTTTTTTGACAAAAAGGCATTGGTTGCCGTTACGACTGCAGGTGCCGGTCAGAAAAAGGTGGCCAGTTATATTGATGAGACATTAAGGCATTGGGGAGTAAACAAGGTTTATAAGATATCTATTGCCTGCGGCGGAAAAGACCATCTTGAAACCAAAAAGATTGATCAGATAGCAGGCAAGTTCAGAAAAGACATGGAGTCAGATAAGTTGAGCAGCCCGAAATTCGTGGATGTTTTTTACTATAATCTATGGAGGGCAATGGCATTATCAGATGACCCTTTGAAAGCAGATAAGGAATATTGGTTTGAAACAGGTCTTGTCAACCATGATTTCGCTCCGCAAGTCAAATTGAATGTTTTCAAAAAGGCTTTTTCCAAAATACTGTTTTTCATTTTAAGAAAAGCCATCAAATAG